The following proteins are encoded in a genomic region of Candidatus Poribacteria bacterium:
- the modA gene encoding molybdate ABC transporter substrate-binding protein: MYSRVALLALALVGCGGHARHDAALTVFAASSLTDAFGEIARSFEGTRDGVRVELNFAGSHVLRTQIEQGALADAIASADEVNMQALVAGGLVEPATAFARNRLVVAASSRNASVRSLADLASPGVRVVVATPEAPVGRYTQQMLDLAAADPALGASFAADVRSHVVSRETNVRLVLAKVLLGEADAGVVYRTDVSSQQSDVRIIDIPESLNVLADYPIAVVAGTDRGDDARAFVDFVLSDAGRGILSDYGFLLPESGPRSRSTVTNR; the protein is encoded by the coding sequence ATGTACAGTCGCGTGGCGTTGCTGGCGCTGGCGCTCGTCGGTTGCGGCGGGCATGCCCGACACGATGCCGCACTCACCGTCTTCGCGGCGTCGTCGCTGACCGACGCGTTCGGTGAGATCGCCCGATCATTCGAAGGAACGCGAGACGGCGTCCGCGTCGAGCTCAACTTCGCCGGCAGCCATGTCCTGCGCACCCAGATCGAGCAGGGAGCCTTGGCGGATGCCATCGCTTCCGCCGATGAGGTGAACATGCAGGCTCTTGTGGCCGGAGGCCTCGTTGAGCCAGCGACTGCGTTCGCCCGCAACCGACTCGTCGTGGCAGCGTCGTCCCGAAACGCCTCGGTGCGCTCGCTCGCCGACCTCGCGTCGCCTGGGGTCCGAGTCGTCGTCGCCACGCCGGAAGCGCCTGTCGGACGCTATACCCAGCAGATGCTCGATCTGGCGGCAGCCGACCCCGCGCTCGGCGCCAGCTTCGCCGCCGATGTGAGAAGCCACGTTGTGAGTCGCGAGACCAACGTGCGCCTCGTCCTGGCGAAGGTCCTGCTTGGAGAGGCAGATGCTGGCGTCGTCTACCGAACGGACGTGTCGTCGCAGCAGTCCGACGTCCGAATCATCGACATCCCGGAATCCCTGAACGTGCTGGCTGACTACCCGATCGCCGTCGTTGCCGGCACAGATCGCGGCGATGATGCGCGTGCGTTCGTTGACTTCGTCCTGAGCGACGCGGGCAGAGGCATCCTGTCAGACTACGGGTTCTTGCTGCCCGAGTCGGGCCCGAGGAGCCGGTCCACGGTGACCAATCGATGA
- a CDS encoding creatininase family protein translates to MTTSSLDKHLYDDLTWEEINEAVLARKVILLPIGSTEQHGRHLPLDVDNFLARSACLEAAKLAPREILVMPTIPYGYNEHALDFPGTIHVHYDHFIEYALDVVKSIAYAGFDRIVVVDGHGSNEHLCEFIARRATLETDALVASTMWTNLTVEAFESVRESGPGGAAHACELETSAYLYLDPSRVQMDKAEDHFGGAAGSESSRFLHVDLTQGWGPVKVVRWTSSATPTGVSGAPTLATAEKGRAIVQAAAKNLVAFVREFRAMDRGERRDHRVKVPGLPTLPSLD, encoded by the coding sequence ATGACTACCAGTTCGCTGGACAAGCACCTCTACGACGATCTGACGTGGGAAGAGATTAACGAGGCGGTTCTCGCCCGGAAGGTCATCCTTCTGCCGATCGGCAGCACGGAGCAGCATGGCAGGCATCTGCCGCTCGACGTCGACAACTTCCTCGCCCGCAGCGCCTGCCTCGAGGCGGCGAAGCTCGCGCCGCGCGAGATACTCGTGATGCCGACCATCCCGTACGGCTACAACGAGCACGCCCTGGACTTCCCTGGGACGATCCACGTCCACTATGACCACTTCATCGAGTACGCCCTCGATGTGGTCAAGAGCATTGCGTACGCGGGCTTCGACCGGATCGTCGTGGTCGACGGACACGGGTCGAACGAGCACCTGTGCGAGTTCATCGCTCGGCGCGCCACGCTGGAGACCGACGCCCTGGTCGCCTCCACCATGTGGACGAATCTCACCGTGGAAGCCTTCGAGTCGGTTCGCGAGTCGGGACCCGGGGGAGCCGCCCACGCATGCGAGCTCGAAACATCGGCGTACCTGTACCTCGACCCGTCTCGCGTGCAGATGGACAAGGCTGAGGATCACTTTGGCGGAGCCGCCGGCAGTGAAAGCTCGCGGTTCCTGCACGTCGATCTGACACAGGGCTGGGGACCCGTGAAGGTCGTTCGATGGACGAGCAGCGCGACGCCGACCGGCGTTTCCGGCGCGCCGACCCTGGCAACCGCCGAGAAGGGACGCGCGATCGTACAGGCTGCCGCCAAGAATCTTGTGGCGTTTGTCCGCGAGTTTCGCGCCATGGACAGGGGAGAGCGCCGCGATCACCGCGTGAAGGTGCCCGGCTTACCCACACTCCCAAGCCTCGACTAG
- the nrdR gene encoding transcriptional repressor NrdR, with protein MRCPFCQHPHTRVTDKRDTQSGAVIRRRRECQRCQNRFTTFEQPVILDMMVIKKDGRREPFNREKLRMGVQRACWKRPASQEAIDALVARIEQGFISRPRREVSSRVVGELVMDALKTLDDIAYIRFASVYREFRDAEDFQEVLQQLGQVPPDS; from the coding sequence ATGCGATGCCCGTTCTGCCAGCATCCGCATACGCGGGTGACCGATAAGAGAGACACACAATCAGGCGCCGTCATCCGACGCCGTCGTGAGTGTCAGCGTTGTCAGAACCGGTTCACGACGTTCGAGCAGCCGGTCATCCTCGACATGATGGTCATCAAGAAGGATGGCAGGCGTGAGCCGTTCAATCGCGAGAAGTTGCGTATGGGCGTCCAGCGCGCGTGCTGGAAGCGTCCGGCCAGCCAAGAGGCAATCGACGCGCTCGTGGCTCGAATCGAGCAGGGGTTCATCTCGCGACCGCGTCGAGAGGTCTCCAGCCGTGTCGTTGGCGAACTCGTCATGGATGCCCTCAAGACGCTCGATGACATCGCCTATATCCGGTTCGCTTCGGTCTATCGCGAGTTCCGGGATGCAGAGGACTTCCAGGAGGTACTCCAGCAGCTAGGTCAGGTGCCGCCGGATTCATGA
- a CDS encoding NUDIX domain-containing protein has protein sequence MPDRIRTVEAFLEELRSIAQLGLCYASDPHDKDRYERLMTLTCEEYAAIAELPVPDVKSRLAAEFGHVTPKVGVDAAIFDDAGRLLLTRRFDDGMWCLPCGWAELGETARDAIRREVREEVCLDVSVGEVIDVFSRLPGQYGPHTAYFVVFHCVRVTGEPTTTEEAVEIGYFYPDDIVEWHRDHEERARRAVRFRTERL, from the coding sequence TTGCCAGACAGAATCCGCACCGTCGAGGCTTTCCTGGAAGAGCTGCGCTCGATTGCACAGCTCGGTCTGTGCTACGCCAGCGACCCGCACGACAAGGATCGCTATGAGCGACTGATGACTCTGACGTGCGAGGAGTACGCGGCGATTGCGGAGTTGCCGGTCCCTGACGTCAAGAGCCGGCTGGCGGCGGAATTCGGTCATGTCACACCCAAGGTCGGGGTCGATGCGGCGATCTTCGACGATGCGGGCAGGCTGCTGCTGACTCGCCGGTTCGACGATGGGATGTGGTGTCTGCCGTGCGGATGGGCTGAACTCGGCGAAACCGCTCGCGACGCCATTCGACGAGAAGTGCGCGAGGAGGTATGCCTCGACGTGTCAGTGGGCGAGGTGATCGACGTCTTCAGCCGACTGCCGGGGCAATACGGACCCCACACCGCGTACTTCGTCGTGTTCCATTGTGTCCGCGTCACCGGCGAGCCGACGACCACCGAAGAAGCCGTCGAGATCGGCTACTTCTATCCCGACGACATCGTCGAATGGCACCGAGATCACGAAGAGCGCGCCCGCCGCGCCGTCCGGTTCCGGACCGAACGCCTCTGA
- a CDS encoding tetratricopeptide repeat protein → MNHTRRTYRVRKPTSEGVAGSHFNAAVAAFRRGDYGSAVRHYREGLDHAPRSVPAYLDLAKAHENLGEWDAALRAVDQGLELAPGNPTGLRRRARIVEQKATFDAISERLNDPSCDAFQHCFTLTVGPGVPPRIHDLALRALSQAYWEFGKALEVFPSEPVVVHLLPSRAGIRHGWPPWAAGIAQDNGTILVFLHSPAPGPGLLAGLLRHEYAHLLIMASSAGRCPHWLQEAIAECLAKPRMAWEEARLSQAVQEQRTIRLRDLTDSFTQLRHSDVGLAYHQCARIGEFLVDSFGIEAIRAALRSLHDGATIDDALRTAFDVDVDELDALLFTPTASEPPGSVAEASA, encoded by the coding sequence ATGAACCATACGCGGAGGACGTACCGAGTGAGGAAACCGACCTCCGAGGGCGTCGCCGGATCCCATTTCAACGCGGCGGTTGCGGCATTCCGTAGAGGCGACTACGGATCCGCCGTGCGCCACTACCGCGAAGGTCTGGACCACGCCCCGCGCTCCGTGCCAGCGTACCTGGACCTCGCCAAGGCGCATGAGAACCTCGGCGAGTGGGATGCTGCCCTTCGCGCCGTCGATCAGGGCCTCGAACTCGCGCCGGGCAACCCGACGGGTCTGCGGCGTCGCGCCCGCATCGTGGAGCAGAAAGCGACGTTCGATGCCATCTCAGAACGACTCAACGACCCATCCTGCGACGCCTTCCAGCACTGTTTCACCTTGACCGTCGGACCCGGAGTGCCGCCGCGCATCCATGACCTGGCTCTCCGAGCGTTGTCTCAGGCGTACTGGGAGTTCGGCAAGGCGCTCGAGGTGTTTCCATCCGAGCCGGTGGTGGTGCACCTGCTGCCATCGCGTGCCGGCATTCGTCACGGCTGGCCCCCCTGGGCAGCGGGTATCGCCCAAGACAACGGCACGATTCTCGTCTTCCTGCACTCGCCAGCGCCGGGGCCCGGGCTTCTCGCCGGTCTGCTCCGGCATGAGTACGCCCACCTGCTGATCATGGCGTCGTCAGCCGGTCGATGCCCCCACTGGCTCCAAGAGGCGATCGCGGAATGCCTCGCGAAGCCTCGCATGGCTTGGGAGGAAGCGCGATTGTCACAGGCAGTCCAAGAACAGCGCACGATTCGACTCCGTGACCTCACCGACTCGTTCACACAGCTTCGGCATTCGGACGTCGGTCTTGCCTACCACCAGTGCGCGCGCATCGGGGAGTTCCTGGTAGACTCCTTCGGTATCGAGGCGATCCGCGCTGCCTTGCGGTCGCTCCACGACGGCGCGACCATCGACGACGCCCTGCGGACAGCGTTCGATGTCGATGTGGACGAACTCGACGCGCTCCTGTTCACGCCTACGGCATCCGAGCCGCCTGGTTCCGTCGCGGAAGCGTCCGCTTAG
- the modB gene encoding molybdate ABC transporter permease subunit, with the protein MTARRRQIGSSTLLWLGSSGLILFLLVPIAVLLLAVRPDVLSRLASEMALRALWLSLKTTAIASATCIVLGLPVAHLLARVPFRGKAWLDTFLDLPVAIPPVVAGVALLLVFGRHGLIGRYLDVAGIRIGFTTLAVVMSQVFVASPLFVRSACAGFEAVDVRLEQAASTLGATPWRTFRTVSLPIALPALLAGVVSAWARALSEFGATMMFAGNIPGRTQTLTMAVMSAMESDLETALAVSSLTVVLAVGSLLGTRALLRSWQNRELCPAREEDDVTGWRATHEAASGDLTASFRVSAGDIELSMDVSVRVGEIVAIVGPSGAGKTTALSVLSGLLMPEHGRIALGGTVLFDSDRGVWVPTHLRRMGVVFQEYALLPNRTVRGNVAYGMRPGGKRSAMEWIERLGLSGLEDRRATDLSGGQRQRVAIARALASEPKALLLDEPFSALDPTTATNVRAELREFLHVVGLPTIVVVHDPLDALVLADRILVLDQGKIIQSGSKEDLLAHPRSPFVAELIGVNFYECELAPGSGLKEARAGTVTFHVLAAELSGRAHLAFAPSEVALMMDVPTMSIQNVFNATVVECLALVDRVRVGIDVGVPMVAEVTREAADNLHLEPGAQLWAMIKATAIRVYP; encoded by the coding sequence ATGACGGCCCGTCGACGGCAGATAGGGTCCTCGACGCTCCTGTGGCTCGGATCTTCTGGCTTGATCCTCTTCCTCCTCGTTCCCATCGCGGTCTTGCTGCTTGCAGTTCGCCCGGATGTGCTATCTCGTTTGGCATCCGAGATGGCTCTGCGCGCCCTCTGGCTGAGCCTCAAGACGACGGCGATCGCGTCGGCAACCTGCATCGTGCTCGGTCTTCCGGTGGCACACCTCTTGGCACGCGTGCCGTTCCGAGGCAAGGCGTGGCTCGATACGTTCCTCGACCTCCCGGTCGCAATCCCTCCAGTCGTCGCGGGGGTCGCGCTGTTGCTGGTGTTCGGGCGTCACGGACTCATCGGACGGTACCTTGACGTAGCCGGCATTCGGATCGGATTCACCACCCTCGCCGTCGTCATGTCCCAGGTGTTTGTCGCGAGCCCGCTGTTCGTGAGGAGCGCCTGCGCTGGGTTCGAGGCGGTCGACGTCCGCCTCGAACAGGCAGCGTCGACCCTTGGCGCGACCCCATGGCGTACGTTCCGCACCGTCTCACTGCCGATTGCGCTACCGGCGCTGCTCGCAGGCGTCGTATCGGCTTGGGCTCGAGCCCTGTCGGAGTTCGGCGCGACGATGATGTTCGCCGGCAACATCCCGGGTCGCACGCAGACGCTGACGATGGCGGTCATGTCCGCCATGGAGAGTGACCTGGAAACGGCGCTTGCCGTCTCGTCGCTCACCGTCGTCCTGGCTGTCGGTTCCTTGCTGGGAACCCGAGCGCTTCTCCGGTCATGGCAGAACCGTGAGCTGTGCCCAGCCCGCGAGGAAGATGACGTGACCGGTTGGCGCGCGACCCACGAAGCGGCGTCGGGCGACCTCACCGCGAGCTTTCGTGTCTCGGCAGGGGACATCGAACTTTCGATGGATGTCTCGGTACGCGTTGGCGAGATCGTTGCCATCGTGGGTCCCAGCGGAGCGGGGAAGACGACGGCACTGAGCGTTCTCTCAGGGCTGCTGATGCCGGAACACGGCAGGATCGCCCTAGGAGGAACCGTGCTCTTCGACTCGGATCGTGGCGTTTGGGTTCCGACCCATCTGCGGCGCATGGGCGTCGTGTTCCAGGAATACGCGCTGCTTCCGAATCGGACCGTTCGCGGCAACGTGGCGTACGGTATGCGTCCGGGCGGCAAGCGTTCCGCCATGGAGTGGATCGAGCGGCTGGGTCTGTCTGGCTTGGAAGATCGACGCGCGACGGATCTGTCAGGTGGGCAGCGTCAGCGAGTCGCCATCGCGAGGGCTTTGGCGTCCGAACCCAAGGCGCTGCTGCTCGACGAGCCGTTCTCGGCGCTCGACCCGACGACGGCGACGAATGTGCGCGCCGAGCTCCGCGAGTTCCTCCATGTCGTCGGACTACCGACCATCGTGGTGGTGCATGACCCGTTGGATGCCCTCGTGCTTGCGGATCGCATCCTGGTTCTCGACCAAGGCAAGATCATCCAATCCGGCTCCAAAGAGGACCTGTTGGCGCATCCGAGGAGCCCCTTTGTGGCGGAGCTGATCGGCGTCAACTTCTACGAGTGCGAGCTCGCGCCAGGCAGTGGTCTCAAAGAAGCCAGGGCAGGAACCGTCACGTTCCACGTGTTGGCTGCGGAGCTATCGGGTCGCGCGCATCTGGCGTTTGCCCCGTCGGAGGTCGCGCTCATGATGGATGTGCCCACCATGTCGATCCAGAACGTATTTAATGCAACCGTGGTGGAGTGTCTAGCTCTCGTGGACCGCGTCCGGGTTGGCATCGACGTGGGCGTACCGATGGTCGCCGAGGTAACGCGCGAAGCCGCCGACAATCTGCACCTGGAGCCCGGGGCGCAGCTCTGGGCGATGATCAAGGCGACCGCGATACGCGTCTATCCGTGA
- a CDS encoding FHA domain-containing protein — protein MKTNGPFDPSQRDARDRELGDALEGYTLLLEGKDLPRPERKSLQKLSGDPEFEAVKRFLEATRQAASLTVSPSPSARIRMEETVLDRFRDSRSRARASVKARQTAAASPLPAGTDSELAQPAYLEGETRALRAGVPASHRTVGSPDSAARASRSDAVRVYLEVSEGSGSVRDIEVTLYDAVFGRGDVPFRLDDDPQVSRQHARIILLDGYVVVQDLDSRNGSYVNGLRITEPTRLEPGDVLELGRSRLTLDRVEPLSPGYARAVFASDDGSRYTLHLSECLLGRSRRVTIPLEDDSRRLSRRHARLDLSDGRVFLTDLGSTNGVVLDRSQIDGSVVLESDTAIQLGSVALRVVGFARA, from the coding sequence ATGAAGACGAACGGGCCCTTTGACCCATCGCAAAGGGACGCGAGGGACCGCGAGCTCGGCGACGCCCTCGAGGGCTACACGCTGCTGTTGGAGGGCAAGGACCTTCCCAGACCGGAGCGGAAGTCGCTCCAGAAGCTCTCTGGCGACCCGGAATTCGAGGCAGTCAAGCGATTCCTGGAGGCGACACGCCAAGCTGCGTCGCTCACGGTAAGTCCATCGCCGTCTGCGCGCATCCGGATGGAAGAGACCGTTCTGGACCGGTTCCGCGACTCCCGCAGCCGCGCGCGCGCCTCCGTGAAGGCTCGCCAGACTGCCGCAGCCAGCCCGTTGCCGGCTGGCACGGACAGCGAATTGGCACAGCCTGCGTACCTGGAAGGCGAAACGCGCGCCCTTCGAGCGGGCGTCCCGGCGTCACACAGGACGGTTGGGTCCCCTGACAGCGCCGCCCGTGCATCGCGCTCCGACGCGGTGCGCGTGTACCTCGAAGTGAGCGAGGGCAGCGGGAGCGTTCGAGACATCGAAGTGACGCTCTACGACGCCGTGTTCGGCAGAGGCGACGTTCCTTTCCGTCTCGACGACGACCCGCAAGTTTCGCGACAGCACGCCAGGATCATCCTCCTCGACGGCTACGTCGTTGTGCAGGACCTCGACAGCCGCAACGGCTCATATGTGAACGGGCTCCGCATCACGGAACCGACGCGGTTGGAACCAGGCGACGTGTTGGAGCTGGGTCGGTCGCGACTGACTCTCGATCGCGTCGAGCCCCTGAGCCCAGGATACGCGCGCGCCGTGTTCGCCTCCGACGACGGGAGCCGCTACACGCTTCACCTGAGCGAATGCCTGCTCGGAAGGTCGCGACGCGTCACGATCCCGCTGGAAGACGATTCGCGTCGCCTGTCACGTCGCCATGCTCGCTTGGACCTCTCGGACGGGCGAGTGTTCTTGACGGACCTCGGTAGCACGAACGGAGTCGTTCTCGATCGATCCCAGATCGATGGCTCGGTCGTGCTCGAGTCGGACACGGCGATTCAACTGGGATCCGTGGCGTTGCGCGTCGTCGGTTTCGCGCGTGCATGA
- a CDS encoding RNA polymerase sigma factor, whose translation MLKGSFAVPLLEVDAEAASMRGVAGPASRSAGASGTEAVDDEMWWLASLQNGHEEGLRWLLRQYGTWIYSKAYRMLGNHEDAEEAWQDIFMRVWQKIELWNPERGSFQSWLNQIAKNAIIDVFRKKNRLREVLQYGEDDAVEEMLNRFRDESPLPDELLEAQEIRELIQQALNQMTKKNHRVAWVLRHLEGMSIAEISEALNQKENTVKVWIFRATRELKQILVRRGFEYQVSEPEGFDEDERAL comes from the coding sequence ATGCTCAAGGGCTCATTCGCGGTGCCCCTGCTCGAAGTCGATGCCGAGGCAGCATCGATGCGTGGAGTCGCCGGGCCCGCCTCGCGGTCGGCGGGCGCTTCGGGCACGGAAGCTGTCGATGACGAGATGTGGTGGCTCGCCTCTTTGCAGAATGGGCACGAGGAAGGTCTGCGCTGGCTCCTGCGACAGTATGGAACGTGGATCTACAGCAAGGCGTATCGGATGCTGGGGAACCACGAAGATGCCGAGGAGGCGTGGCAAGACATCTTCATGCGGGTGTGGCAGAAGATCGAGCTGTGGAATCCTGAGCGCGGCAGCTTCCAGTCTTGGCTGAACCAGATCGCCAAGAACGCGATCATCGACGTCTTTCGGAAGAAGAACCGCTTGCGCGAGGTGCTGCAGTACGGGGAAGACGACGCCGTCGAGGAGATGCTGAACCGGTTCCGCGACGAGTCGCCCTTGCCGGACGAGCTGCTGGAGGCTCAAGAGATTCGGGAGCTCATCCAGCAGGCGTTGAATCAGATGACGAAGAAGAACCACCGAGTCGCCTGGGTTCTGCGTCACCTCGAGGGCATGAGCATCGCTGAGATCAGCGAAGCGCTGAACCAGAAAGAAAACACCGTCAAGGTCTGGATCTTCCGCGCAACGCGCGAGCTGAAGCAAATCCTTGTGCGGCGCGGCTTTGAATACCAGGTGTCTGAGCCGGAGGGTTTCGATGAAGACGAACGGGCCCTTTGA
- a CDS encoding pentapeptide repeat-containing protein, protein MRSSDQLKMLMDGVEAWNRWRRANPRVVPNLSAADCHGLDLRGVQLAETDLTHTDLSEADLSGANLVRATLDRANVSCANATTATFVGASLNNALCYRTKLTGADLSRVLASGTSFILADLGGATLTEANLHDADLTESSMEGAVGDNVVLRGAKLIGANLRGARLRNGDLVFAVAPYANFAESDLSACRLEHAVLDHAVLDGARVHGTVALDAHMRRLSANQLIVSPSGEPDVAVDSFDASRYLQLVLDSPLMAHVSHPMLGRCALVAGIRCDWARTVGRTICQALRLEGWSPVSVTIDPAQAELSVAHAQAVVRLAGIAFIVDADGELAHQVLEPVRWGSMPVMSVAQLRTDARRRRRGSLTIDEDVCVEAVIEMLRSRIRQELASGI, encoded by the coding sequence ATGCGTTCCAGCGATCAACTGAAGATGCTCATGGACGGCGTGGAAGCATGGAACCGATGGCGTCGCGCGAATCCACGTGTGGTTCCCAACCTCTCCGCCGCGGACTGTCACGGACTAGACTTGCGCGGAGTTCAACTCGCTGAGACAGACCTGACGCATACCGACCTATCCGAAGCCGATCTATCCGGCGCGAACCTTGTCCGGGCAACACTGGATCGCGCCAATGTGTCATGCGCCAACGCGACCACGGCGACGTTCGTCGGAGCGAGTCTCAACAACGCGTTATGCTACCGCACGAAGCTGACGGGCGCCGACCTGTCGCGCGTCCTGGCGAGCGGAACCAGCTTCATCCTGGCGGACCTGGGCGGTGCGACGTTGACCGAAGCGAACCTGCACGATGCCGACCTCACGGAATCGAGCATGGAAGGCGCTGTCGGTGATAACGTCGTCCTGCGAGGCGCAAAGCTGATCGGTGCGAACCTGCGGGGTGCGAGGCTCAGGAACGGCGACCTGGTATTCGCCGTCGCTCCCTACGCGAACTTCGCGGAGTCGGACCTGTCCGCGTGCCGCCTGGAGCACGCGGTCCTTGACCACGCCGTGCTGGATGGCGCTCGGGTTCACGGCACGGTCGCGCTCGACGCCCACATGCGCCGGTTGTCGGCGAATCAGCTGATCGTCTCGCCTTCAGGCGAGCCCGACGTCGCCGTCGACTCGTTCGATGCGTCGCGATATCTGCAGTTGGTGCTCGACAGCCCGTTGATGGCGCACGTCTCCCATCCGATGCTGGGCAGGTGCGCTCTGGTCGCGGGCATCCGGTGCGACTGGGCCCGAACGGTGGGGAGGACGATCTGCCAGGCTCTTCGGCTGGAGGGATGGTCGCCCGTGTCGGTCACCATCGATCCGGCACAAGCTGAGCTGAGCGTCGCCCATGCGCAGGCGGTCGTCCGACTCGCGGGGATCGCCTTCATCGTCGATGCGGACGGCGAGCTTGCCCATCAGGTGCTGGAACCGGTACGGTGGGGCAGCATGCCGGTGATGTCCGTCGCACAACTTCGGACGGACGCCCGGCGACGGCGGCGCGGGAGCCTGACCATCGACGAGGACGTGTGCGTCGAGGCGGTGATCGAGATGCTACGCAGCAGAATCCGCCAGGAGCTCGCCTCGGGCATCTGA